One part of the Sorangiineae bacterium MSr11954 genome encodes these proteins:
- the hscA gene encoding Fe-S protein assembly chaperone HscA, which produces MPTALLDIFDPKAAPRPIGIDLGTTHSLVACVRDGRPETIADCDQEVLLPSVVSYTDTSVIVGRAAQSRAVENPRDTIVSVKRFMGRGSDDPETRRLGPYEFATARANEPNVVRFLVRGGREVTPVEVSAEVLRTLKRNAEDELRTVGGVVITVPAYFDDAQRQATKDAGRLAGLEVLRLINEPTAAALAYGLDKKQNGHFAVYDLGGGTFDITILLLDNGVFQVKATGGDSALGGDDMDRAIAEIVLRDLGYGTGTDAHAPTDPSFLRLLLDTSRQIKHALTDALEVEVSLPNAKGSEQSVVVTRERFEGAIKILLDRTGVACRRALKDAGLKPEELDGVILVGGATRVPAVSAYVKGLFKQDPLSDIDPDQVVALGAAVQADLLAGEGPRDEILLLDVLPLSLGIEVGGGVVDKILPRNLTIPTGARATYTTQEDNQTGFVIHVVQGERELASDCRSLAHFTLRGIPPMPAGMAKLEVTFQVDADGLLSVHAKELVTGLEQTVSVKPSYGLDDETVEKMLLDALDYGEEDLLTRRIAENRLEAHRIVSATEKAIVTDPELLEPGEADAIGQAMAALAEAARGTDPGRMHQLVEELDRVSKPFATRRMNRAIARAIEGRKVDDVERRV; this is translated from the coding sequence ATGCCGACCGCACTCCTCGATATTTTCGACCCCAAGGCCGCACCGCGCCCCATCGGGATCGATCTCGGCACCACGCACTCGCTCGTCGCCTGCGTGCGCGATGGCCGCCCGGAGACGATCGCCGACTGCGATCAAGAAGTGCTCCTGCCCAGCGTCGTTTCGTACACGGACACCAGCGTGATCGTGGGCCGCGCGGCGCAGTCGCGCGCGGTGGAAAACCCGCGCGACACCATCGTGAGCGTCAAGCGCTTCATGGGCCGGGGCTCCGACGATCCCGAGACCCGCCGCCTGGGGCCCTACGAGTTCGCCACGGCGCGGGCCAACGAGCCCAACGTGGTGCGTTTTCTGGTGCGCGGCGGGCGTGAGGTCACGCCGGTCGAGGTGAGCGCCGAGGTGCTGCGCACCTTGAAGCGCAACGCGGAGGACGAGCTGCGCACGGTGGGCGGCGTGGTCATCACCGTACCGGCCTACTTCGACGATGCGCAACGACAAGCCACCAAAGACGCGGGGAGGCTCGCGGGCCTCGAGGTCTTGCGCCTCATCAACGAGCCCACGGCGGCGGCGCTCGCGTACGGTCTCGACAAAAAGCAAAATGGCCACTTCGCCGTCTACGATTTGGGCGGCGGCACCTTCGACATCACCATTCTCCTTTTGGACAACGGGGTCTTCCAGGTCAAGGCCACGGGCGGCGACAGCGCCCTCGGCGGCGACGACATGGACCGGGCCATCGCGGAGATCGTGCTGCGCGATCTCGGCTACGGAACGGGCACGGACGCGCATGCGCCCACCGATCCGTCGTTCTTGCGGTTGCTCCTCGATACGTCGCGCCAGATCAAGCATGCGCTGACCGACGCGCTCGAGGTGGAGGTCAGCCTCCCCAACGCCAAGGGGAGCGAGCAGTCGGTGGTGGTCACGCGCGAGCGCTTCGAGGGCGCGATCAAGATCCTGCTCGACCGCACCGGGGTGGCGTGCCGGCGCGCGCTCAAGGACGCGGGGCTCAAGCCCGAGGAGCTCGACGGGGTCATCTTGGTGGGCGGCGCGACCCGCGTTCCGGCCGTTTCGGCCTATGTCAAAGGACTCTTCAAGCAGGACCCGCTGTCCGACATCGATCCGGATCAAGTGGTGGCCCTCGGGGCCGCGGTGCAGGCGGATTTGCTCGCCGGCGAGGGCCCGCGCGACGAAATTCTGCTCCTCGACGTGCTACCGCTCTCGCTCGGCATCGAGGTGGGCGGCGGCGTGGTCGACAAGATCCTCCCGCGCAACCTGACCATCCCCACGGGCGCCCGCGCCACGTACACCACGCAAGAGGACAACCAGACCGGGTTCGTCATCCACGTGGTGCAAGGCGAGCGTGAGCTCGCGAGCGATTGCCGCAGCCTCGCGCACTTCACCTTGCGGGGCATCCCTCCGATGCCGGCCGGCATGGCCAAGCTGGAGGTCACCTTTCAAGTCGACGCCGATGGTCTGCTCAGCGTGCACGCCAAAGAGCTGGTGACCGGTCTGGAGCAGACCGTCTCCGTGAAGCCCTCGTACGGCCTCGACGACGAGACGGTGGAGAAGATGCTCCTCGACGCCCTCGACTACGGCGAAGAGGACCTCTTGACCCGCCGCATCGCCGAGAACCGGCTGGAGGCCCACCGCATCGTCTCCGCGACCGAGAAGGCCATCGTGACCGATCCCGAGCTGCTCGAGCCCGGGGAGGCCGACGCCATTGGCCAGGCGATGGCCGCGCTCGCAGAGGCGGCGCGGGGGACCGATCCCGGGCGCATGCATCAACTGGTCGAAGAGCTCGACCGGGTGAGCAAGCCCTTCGCCACGCGCCGAATGAACCGCGCCATCGCGCGCGCGATCGAAGGGCGCAAAGTCGACGACGTCGAACGTCGCGTGTGA
- the hscB gene encoding Fe-S protein assembly co-chaperone HscB, producing MGVARRYDVDLGALERTHRELSRALHPDRHVGAAGKKEVLSRAVEVNLAWRILRDPVKRAEALFALHGVPVGETNEPKSSPAFLMEVLEEREALDEAKQARDLDRVHALAEGVEARAKATQAALAKAFESSDGDRDQLISHVGKLGELRYFTRFLEEVSAIEDELAEET from the coding sequence TTGGGAGTAGCACGTCGCTACGACGTGGATTTGGGCGCGTTGGAGAGGACGCATCGCGAGCTGTCGCGCGCGCTCCATCCCGATCGGCACGTGGGCGCGGCCGGAAAGAAAGAAGTGCTCTCGCGCGCGGTGGAGGTGAACCTCGCGTGGCGCATCCTTCGCGATCCGGTGAAGCGGGCGGAGGCCCTCTTCGCGCTGCACGGCGTGCCGGTGGGCGAAACGAACGAGCCCAAATCGAGCCCCGCCTTCTTGATGGAGGTGCTCGAGGAGCGGGAGGCCCTCGACGAGGCCAAACAAGCGCGCGATTTGGACCGCGTTCATGCGCTGGCCGAGGGGGTGGAAGCGCGCGCCAAAGCGACGCAAGCCGCGCTGGCCAAGGCCTTCGAGTCGTCGGACGGCGACCGCGACCAATTGATTTCCCATGTTGGCAAGCTGGGCGAACTCCGCTACTTCACGCGCTTTCTCGAAGAAGTCAGCGCCATCGAAGACGAGCTCGCCGAGGAGACCTGA
- a CDS encoding iron-sulfur cluster assembly accessory protein has product MHAETQSPEPRSPGSPAPQDVAAAPAKKEPSIEVSPAAVEAIRAQIQKRGVPDTSLRVGIRGGGCSGFSYVIEFHDGPPRARDRVFQYDDVRVVVDPKSLIYLNGSTLDWEKTLMKQGFKFVNPNEKTSCGCGHSFTV; this is encoded by the coding sequence ATGCACGCTGAAACCCAAAGCCCCGAGCCCCGTTCACCTGGCTCGCCCGCCCCGCAGGACGTCGCCGCAGCCCCGGCGAAGAAGGAGCCGTCCATCGAGGTGAGCCCCGCCGCCGTCGAAGCCATCCGCGCTCAGATCCAAAAGCGCGGCGTTCCCGACACGTCTCTTCGTGTCGGGATCCGCGGCGGCGGCTGTTCGGGATTCAGCTATGTCATCGAGTTTCACGATGGCCCCCCGCGCGCCCGCGACCGCGTCTTCCAATACGACGACGTGCGCGTCGTGGTCGATCCGAAGAGCCTCATCTATTTGAACGGGTCGACTTTGGATTGGGAAAAAACATTGATGAAGCAGGGCTTCAAGTTCGTGAACCCGAACGAGAAGACCTCCTGCGGCTGCGGACATAGCTTTACCGTCTGA
- the iscU gene encoding Fe-S cluster assembly scaffold IscU, with protein sequence MAYSDKVVEHAENPRNVGTLDKSDPNVGTGLVGAPACGDVMRLQIKVNDDGVIEDAKFKTFGCGSAIASSSLATEWLKGKTVEQAEAIKNVDIVNELNLPPVKIHCSVLAEDAIKSAIEDYRKKQEARAAAVQSSHKGSAASSVENHAR encoded by the coding sequence ATGGCGTACAGCGATAAAGTGGTCGAACACGCGGAGAACCCGCGGAATGTCGGCACCCTGGACAAGAGCGATCCGAACGTCGGAACGGGTCTCGTCGGCGCCCCTGCGTGCGGCGACGTCATGCGTCTGCAGATCAAGGTGAACGATGACGGCGTGATCGAGGACGCGAAGTTCAAGACGTTCGGGTGCGGCTCCGCCATCGCCTCGTCGTCCCTCGCCACCGAGTGGCTCAAGGGAAAGACGGTGGAGCAGGCCGAGGCCATCAAGAACGTGGACATCGTCAACGAGCTGAATCTGCCCCCGGTGAAGATTCACTGCTCCGTCCTGGCGGAGGACGCGATCAAGAGCGCCATCGAGGATTACCGTAAGAAGCAGGAGGCGCGCGCCGCGGCCGTTCAGTCCAGCCACAAGGGCTCCGCCGCGTCGTCGGTCGAGAACCATGCACGCTGA
- a CDS encoding IscS subfamily cysteine desulfurase → MSVQLPIFMDYHSTTPVDPRVVQEMLPYFTEKFGNAASRSHKFGWEAEEAVDYARERIAKLINAQSSKEIVFTSGATESDNLAIKGVAEFLKDKGNHIITTVLEHKAVLDSCKRLEKDGYQVTYLGVGRDGRVDPQEIAKAITDKTILVSVMAANNEIGTIQPLEEIGKITRERGVLFHSDAVQIIGKAEFDVQKLNVDLASITAHKFYGPKGIGAIYIRRSKPRVRLVAQIDGGGHERGHRSGTLNTPSIVGFGKAAEIAHLEWREEAARLLRLRERLRARIMDNLEEVYVNGSLEHRLPGNLNLSFNFVEGEGLMMAIKDVAVSSGSACTSASLEPSYVLRALGVGDELAHSSIRFGLGRFSTEEEVDFVADLVVDKVNKLRDLSPLYEMHKEGIDLKSVSWVAH, encoded by the coding sequence ATGTCCGTACAGCTCCCCATCTTCATGGACTATCACTCGACCACGCCCGTCGACCCGCGGGTCGTCCAGGAGATGCTCCCTTATTTCACGGAGAAGTTCGGCAACGCCGCCAGCCGCAGCCACAAGTTCGGCTGGGAGGCGGAAGAGGCAGTGGACTACGCCCGCGAGCGCATCGCAAAGCTGATCAACGCCCAGAGCTCGAAGGAAATCGTCTTTACGTCGGGCGCGACCGAATCGGACAACCTCGCCATCAAGGGCGTCGCCGAGTTCCTCAAGGACAAAGGCAATCACATCATCACCACGGTGCTCGAGCACAAAGCGGTGCTCGACAGCTGCAAGCGCCTCGAGAAAGACGGCTACCAGGTCACCTACCTGGGCGTCGGCCGCGACGGGCGGGTCGACCCGCAGGAGATCGCCAAGGCGATCACGGACAAGACCATCCTGGTCAGCGTGATGGCCGCCAACAACGAGATTGGCACCATCCAGCCGCTCGAAGAGATCGGCAAAATCACGCGCGAGCGCGGCGTGCTGTTCCACAGCGACGCGGTTCAAATCATCGGCAAGGCCGAGTTCGACGTGCAGAAGCTCAATGTCGACCTCGCGTCCATCACCGCGCACAAGTTTTACGGGCCCAAGGGCATCGGCGCCATTTACATCCGCCGCTCCAAGCCGCGCGTCCGCCTCGTCGCCCAGATCGACGGCGGCGGCCACGAGCGCGGCCATCGCTCGGGCACCTTGAACACGCCCTCCATCGTCGGCTTCGGCAAGGCCGCGGAGATCGCGCACCTCGAGTGGCGCGAGGAGGCCGCGCGTCTCCTCCGCCTTCGCGAGCGGCTGCGCGCCCGCATCATGGACAACCTCGAGGAGGTCTATGTGAACGGCTCGCTCGAGCATCGCCTGCCGGGCAACTTGAACCTCTCGTTCAACTTCGTCGAAGGCGAAGGGCTGATGATGGCGATCAAAGACGTGGCGGTGAGCTCCGGCTCGGCGTGCACGTCGGCCAGCCTCGAGCCGAGCTATGTGCTGCGCGCCTTGGGGGTGGGGGACGAGCTGGCACACTCGAGCATCCGCTTCGGGCTGGGCCGCTTCTCGACCGAAGAAGAAGTCGACTTCGTCGCCGACTTGGTCGTGGACAAGGTCAACAAACTGCGCGACTTGTCGCCGCTCTACGAGATGCACAAAGAGGGCATCGACCTCAAATCCGTCTCTTGGGTGGCCCACTGA
- a CDS encoding MerR family transcriptional regulator, with translation MNNNVRLPVLHPPKTVPGASVSDVSDVSGIELPSSEEPIGAGTDEANLVQVGDLARDSGKTVRAIHLYEELGLLHPVARSKGRYRLYGADAIVRIRWIGRLQEMGFSLTDIQTIVREWEELHSAPRAMIRMKETYKRKLAETRGHIARLRALEHELESSLVYLDTCEVCDPDRMLSACKACDLHTCGEHVPELIAGFRAS, from the coding sequence GTGAACAACAACGTCCGCCTACCCGTGCTGCACCCGCCCAAGACTGTACCCGGGGCGAGTGTGTCCGATGTGTCCGATGTGTCCGGTATCGAGCTACCGAGCAGCGAGGAGCCGATCGGGGCAGGTACGGACGAGGCGAACCTCGTTCAAGTGGGGGACTTGGCGCGCGACTCCGGCAAAACCGTACGCGCCATTCATCTGTACGAAGAGCTGGGGCTTTTGCACCCGGTGGCCCGTTCCAAAGGGCGCTATCGGCTCTACGGTGCCGACGCGATCGTCCGCATCCGCTGGATTGGTCGCCTTCAAGAAATGGGGTTCAGCCTCACCGACATTCAAACCATCGTGCGCGAGTGGGAAGAGCTCCACTCGGCGCCCCGCGCGATGATTCGAATGAAGGAGACCTACAAGCGCAAGCTCGCCGAAACGCGCGGGCATATCGCGCGGCTTCGGGCCCTCGAGCACGAGCTGGAGTCCAGCCTCGTGTACCTCGACACCTGCGAGGTCTGCGACCCCGACCGCATGCTCTCCGCGTGCAAAGCCTGTGATCTTCATACCTGTGGTGAGCACGTCCCCGAGCTCATCGCCGGTTTTCGAGCGAGTTAA